A single Hyperolius riggenbachi isolate aHypRig1 chromosome 12, aHypRig1.pri, whole genome shotgun sequence DNA region contains:
- the LOC137541061 gene encoding E3 ubiquitin/ISG15 ligase TRIM25-like, with protein MNSSDLRSELKCSICLEVYKDPTTLGCGHNFCQICIKRMLDRQESQGYYSCPQCRSTFRTRPTLQKNVTLANIAESFQAKLSSSNSGLQKARVLCTYCLHATVNAVKSCLHCEVSLCEDHLKLHSKWTEHTLTEPCASLGTRKCPVHKKLLEYYCTVDAACICASCKHSAHHRGHQVQTLHEASREKKDRLKNTHTQLIANRQEMERDINQLLEIEEKMNNTVANVSGRTTSLYQCIKDQITAYQLRTSRDIDEKWGKSLQNVAYRIEQLEGRKVELSGEISHLEELFHTTDPLTVLQEEQSDRKNFLETRMGGLRSGINFKMPDEAMFFLKLRKFFCDVLHDLPSLFEFPRMADVGLDTATASANVSVSCDVTIAHGIQAEPSASATGDQFESHQVMSGVGLCGGRQYWEVELSRYQ; from the coding sequence ATGAATTCTTCTGATCTGAGGAGCGAGCTGAAGTGCTCCATCTGCCTGGAGGTCTACAAGGATCCCACCACTTTAGGATGCGGCCACAACTTCTGCCAGATCTGTATCAAACGGATGCTGGATAGGCAAGAAAGCCAGGGCTattatagctgccctcagtgccgATCCACATTCAGGACCCGTCCCACGCTTCAGAAGAACGTAACGCTGGCCAACATTGCAGAGAGCTTCCAGGCTAAGCTTTCATCTTCAAACTCTGGTCTTCAGAAGGCAAGAGTCCTCTGTACCTATTGTCTCCATGCTACAGTAAATGCCGTGAAGTCCTGTCTGCATTGCGAGGTTTCCTTGTGTGAAGATCACCTGAAGCTCCACAGTAAGTGGACCGAACATACCTTAACAGAGCCATGTGCTTCACTGGGGACCAGAAAATGTCCTGTCCACAAGAAGCTTctggagtattactgcactgTGGATGCCGCCTGTATCTGCGCATCATGCAAACATAGTGCCCACCATCGAGGACATCAGGTGCAGACGCTCCACGAGGCCTCCAGGGAAAAAAAGGATAGGCTAAAAAATACTCACACACAGCTGATCGCCAATCGACAGGAGATGGAGAGAGACATCAACCAACTGCtggaaattgaagaaaaaatgaACAACACAGTAGCTAATGTATCAGGGCGAACCACTTCCCTGTACCAATGCATCAAAGACCAGATTACTGCATATCAGCTTCGGACATCTCGAGATATTGATGAGAAGTGGGGAAAGAGCTTACAGAACGTGGCATATCGGATAGAACAGTTAGAAGGAAGGAAAGTCGAGCTGTCCGGTGAGATTTCTCACCTCGAGGAGCTGTTTCACACAACGGACCCTCTAACAGTCCTACAAGAAGAACAATCTGATAGAAAGAACTTTTTGGAGACCAGAATGGGGGGCCTCCGTAGCGGCATAAATTTTAAGATGCCGGATGAAGCTATGTTCTTTTTGAAGCTGCGAAAATTCTTCTGTGACGTTTTACATGATCTTCCAAGTTTGTTTGAGTTTCCTCGGATGGCCGATGTAGGGCTCGACACGGCCACGGCGTCCGCAAACGTATCAGTGTCCTGTGATGTCACCATTGCACATGGAATACAAGCTGAACCTTCTGCTTCTGCCACGGGCGACCAATTTGAGTCTCACCAGGTGATGAGTGGAGTGGGTCTCTGTGGCGGACGCCAGTACTGGGAGGTGGAGTTGAGTAGGTACCAGTAA